The DNA segment TCAATTTTTACACTCAGGCGCACCTCGTTCGCCTGCTGGGAACAAAAGCCAAAAATGCCGCGGAACTGACCGAGGGAATCAGAAAAGTTCCGACCTCCTCAATATATTATCATACCCATCATTTCTTGCGCCAGCATAACTACCTGTCGCCGGAGCCGACCAATGATTTCGCTTATTGGGTATCCAATATTCTGGGCCGAAGGGAATTGGGGGAGGCTCTGGCCAGCGTTGATATTATCACATTCAAGGATTTGGAAGATTTGCGGAGCGAATTTATTCGCAAATTGGAGAAATATAACGGCCGCAACGGCCCGGTCTCCGAAGTTCCCGAAGGGCATGAATTTCATTTCATGAGCTGCATAACCGTCGTTACCCCGACACACTGTCACGCGGCAAGCGTTCCCGAATTCGTCGACTGCCTTAAAAATATAAGCGTGAATTCCCTTTATTATCACGTTTTTGAGGCTCGTATGCGCCTGACCAACGGCGCCAATGACTTTGCCATATGGTTGAGAAGCAATGGCCTGGAAAAGGCGGCTCTGAATATCTCCCGCCTCGATCCCTATACCATGACCCTCGAGGGTCTGCGCGAACGCATTATTGAAATCGTGGGGAAATATGTCTGAAATTAATGAATATGTCGATATCGTGGGGCAGAGTGTAATTGATGAATTATATATTTTTGCGGGGCATCTTCGCGACAAAGTCGTTCAGAATATCAATTCGACCCCGGTCGGGGGCGGCGTGGCGGAAATTCTTACCCGCATGGTGCCGTTGCTGCGTCAACTGGGAGTGGATGCCCGGTGGGATGTCATTAAGGGTAATGAGAGATTTTTCAGTATAACAAAGAGCATGCACAATGCGTTGCACGGCGCCGATGTCCAGATTTCGCAAGAAGATCTGGAATATTTCGCGCAAGTTAATCGCGAGAACGCCTCGGAAATAAATTTCGTGGGAGATATTGTCTTTGTGCATGACCCTCAGCCGATAATTCTAATTGAAAAAAGGCAAGAACTGGGGAAAAAATGGATCTGGCGATGTCATATCGATTTCACCGAGCCGGAACCGGGGGTTATGAATTTTCTGAAAAATTATATCGAGCAGTATGATTCAGCGGTCTTTTCCGCTCCCTCGTTTTCGAGGGAACTTTCGATTCCGCAGATGCTTATTTCACCATCGATTGATCCCTTAAGCGACAAAAACAAGGAACTCTCGGAGGAGCAGATCCAGGAGGTCCTGGACCGCTTTCAATTGGATAGATCGCGCCCCATAATAACGCAAATTTCGCGCTTCGATTATCTTAAAGACCCGGTCGGGGTCATTAAGGTATTTAAAATGGTCAAAAAGTACACCGATTGTCAACTGATTCTGGCGGGTGGTGGTGCCACCGATGACCCGGAAGG comes from the Candidatus Zixiibacteriota bacterium genome and includes:
- a CDS encoding conserved hypothetical protein (Evidence 4 : Unknown function but conserved in other organisms), producing MTAPFNFYTQAHLVRLLGTKAKNAAELTEGIRKVPTSSIYYHTHHFLRQHNYLSPEPTNDFAYWVSNILGRRELGEALASVDIITFKDLEDLRSEFIRKLEKYNGRNGPVSEVPEGHEFHFMSCITVVTPTHCHAASVPEFVDCLKNISVNSLYYHVFEARMRLTNGANDFAIWLRSNGLEKAALNISRLDPYTMTLEGLRERIIEIVGKYV
- the treT gene encoding Trehalose synthase; this translates as MSEINEYVDIVGQSVIDELYIFAGHLRDKVVQNINSTPVGGGVAEILTRMVPLLRQLGVDARWDVIKGNERFFSITKSMHNALHGADVQISQEDLEYFAQVNRENASEINFVGDIVFVHDPQPIILIEKRQELGKKWIWRCHIDFTEPEPGVMNFLKNYIEQYDSAVFSAPSFSRELSIPQMLISPSIDPLSDKNKELSEEQIQEVLDRFQLDRSRPIITQISRFDYLKDPVGVIKVFKMVKKYTDCQLILAGGGATDDPEGAKVLEEVHAAAADDPDIHVIFLPPSSDIEINALQRASAVVLQKSLKEGFGLTVAEALWKGRPVIASAVGGIPLQITHKYSGILTYSIEGTAYYLKQLLNEPEYAEKLGANGREHIRNNFLITRHIRDYLMLFISLYHDEDIIHL